The Bos indicus isolate NIAB-ARS_2022 breed Sahiwal x Tharparkar chromosome X, NIAB-ARS_B.indTharparkar_mat_pri_1.0, whole genome shotgun sequence genome has a window encoding:
- the LOC139181616 gene encoding basic proline-rich protein-like — protein MARPTPFRALATPTTVGEIAQGRPPPPTQVVPTLFSSLRAGLGGWGRKLGGAPHFLTVSAPQKLNRRGPAPPRPPLCALRAPPRRAPRGPGPRPPRGGAMNGTPLPHGGGGPRGRAGSPSQPRARKTKAAPGGTNGALPTPTPLAKTYRSPPPPQNKEASPYPQLQSPPAPPTPDAPAPLWGSGPIGRRGSPSGRPAGLTPSEGGNEPGPGLTPTLSERSFRSAPGPGRAPRAHLPRPEPRNLCPAPPLQACAPPAAAAAAEPGPRRGSRGPGARSRRAPPPRAAPAPRPRPPPPPSPRDARALESFGCRMAARALRRRRRRRGGGAGGSSLPSAEDGAGGEGGKTAAAGEGGTREGPARPVTSAGERPPERRPRPGGRPWAPPPACARPRRRRRRRRRGRGARGPSALPDPGPPHRPPPITLHSPQPAPSPTARGPCALPHPGPPHRPPPRPPACARPRRRERGPRGPCTLPHPQRGLVPGQPLPQDPQPAPSPTAGGGEPGSSATSPHPRTPSPPPRPSPTPKGAASRPAPLPHGLQCAPSPTHPGLPFPHGAGVIQIWKVNNKLTSLPRSALRGRRPSATAHSRVAAQPNLALSGLPSLAARRELLGNSEPNGTRRKASFVDLASTESDLEYQLWILSILIR, from the exons ATGGCGCGCCCCACTCCATTCCGAGCACTGGCCACCCCCACCACCGTGGGCGAG ATCGCCCAGGgacgcccacccccacccacccaagtGGTCCCCACCCTGTTTTCCTCGCTACGGGCCgggctgggagggtgggggcgCAAGTTGGGGGGAGCTCCCCACTTCCTGACAGTTTCCGCGCCGCAGAAACTGAACCGCCGCGGGCCCGCGCCGCCTCGCCCGCCACTCTGCGCCCTGCGCGCGCCGCCGCGGCGCGCCCCCCGGGGTCCCGGCCCGCGCCCCCCCCGGGGGGGGGCGATGAATGGGACTCCCCTCCCCCATGGGGGAGGGGGTCCCCGCGGCCGCGCAGGTTCGCCCAGCCAGCCCCGGGCCCGGAAGACAAAAGCGGCACCGGGAGGGACCAACGGAGcgctccctacccccacccccctcgCCAAAACTTACCGatcacctccccctccccaaaacaAAGAAGCCTCCCCTTACCCCCAGCTCCAGTCTCCGCCCGCCCCTCCAACCCCCGACGCGCCGGCACCACTTTGGGGGAGCGGCCCCATCGGG AGACGGGGGTCCCCGAGCGGGCGGCCGGCCGGCCTGACCCCCTCAGAGGGCGGGAATGAGCCGGGCCCGGGCCTCACCCCTACCCTGAGCGAGAGAAGTTTCCGCAGCGCGCCCGGCCCGGGCCGAGCCCCGCGCGCACACTTACCTCGCCCTGAGCCGCGCAACTTGTGTCCGGCGCCGCCGCTCCAAGCCTGCGCCCcgccggccgccgccgccgccgccgagccCGGGCCGCGCCGCGGCAGCCGAGGGCCCGGCGCCCGAAGCCGCCGCGCGCCGCCCCCCcgggccgcccccgccccgcgcccgcgTCCCCCGCCGCCGCCGAGTCCCCGAGACGCGCGGGCGCTGGAAAGTTTCGGGTGCCGAATGGCGGCGAGGgcgctgcggcggcggcggcggcggcggggcgggggcgcgggcggCTCCTCGCTCCCGAGCGCGGAGGACGgggcgggcggggagggggggaaaACGGCGGCGGCGGGAGAGGGCGGGACGCGGGAGGGACCGGCGCGGCCAGTGACCTCCGCTGGGGAGCGGCCGCCGGAACGCCGACCCCGGCCGGGAGGACGGCCCTGGGCGCCGCCCCCAGCCTgcgcccgcccccgccgccgccgccgccgccgccgccgggggaGGGGAGCCCGGGGCCCCAGCGCGCTCCCCGACCCGGGACCCCCCCATCGCCCTCCCCCCATCACCCTCCACAGCCCCCAGCCTGCGCCCTCCCCCACCGCCCGGGGCCCTTGCGCGCTCCCCCACCCGGGGCCTCCCCATCGCCCACCCCCACGGCCCCCAGCCTGCGCCCGACCCCGCCGCAGGGAAAGGGGACCCCGGGGCCCctgcaccctcccccacccccaaagaggCCTCGTCCcaggccagcccctcccccaggacccccagcccgccccctcccccaccgccgGGGGAGGGGAGCCCGGGTCCTCTGCAACCTCCCCCCACCCGCgtaccccctccccaccccccagacccTCCCCCACGCCCAAAGGGGCCGCGTCCAGgccagcacccctcccccacGGCCTCCagtgtgccccctcccccacacaccccGGCCTGCCCTTCCCCCACGGTGCAGGCG TCATTCAGATTTGGAAAGTAAATAACAAGTTGACATCATTACCGCGCTCGGCTCTACGGGGACGTCGGCCCTCGGCTACCGCACACTCTCGAGTAGCCGCGCAGCCAAACCTGGCCCTCTCTGGCTTGCCATCGCTAGCTGCTCGTCGGGAGCTGCTTGGAAATTCCGAACCGAACGGGACGAGGAGAAAGGCTTCTTTT GTAGACCTGGCCAGCACCGAAAGTGACCTCGAATATCAACTGTGGATTTTATCGATATTGATTCGATAA